Below is a window of Flavobacterium sp. CFS9 DNA.
AATTACCGATACACATACACATTTATATTCTGAAGAATTTGATCAGGATCGTGACGAGATGATGCAAAGAGCTATAGAGGCCGGAGTAACCCGTTTTTTTATTCCTGCTATTGATGCCGCTGCAACACAGTCGATGTACGATCTCGAGCAAAATTACCCGGATTATGTATACCTGATGATGGGATTGCATCCTACTTACGTGAAAGACAATTATGAAGAGGAATTAAAACATGTAGAAACCGAACTGGCCAAACGAAAGTTCTATGCTGTGGGGGAAATCGGAATCGATTTGTACTGGGATAAAACACATTTGAAAGAACAGCAAATTGCTTTTAAAAGACAAATTCAACTGGCCAAGCAATACAAATTACCTATTGTGATTCATTGTCGTGAGGCTTTTGACGAAATCTTTGAAGTACTGGAAGAGGAAAAATCAGCAGATTTATTTGGGATCTTCCATTGCTTTTCAGGAACGTACGAACAGGCACTTCAGGCACTGTCTTACAATATGAAACTGGGAATCGGAGGGGTCGTAACATTCAAGAATGGAAAAATCGATCAGTTTCTAAATCAGATCGATTTGAAGCATATCGTTCTCGAAACCGATTCTCCTTATTTGGCACCGATTCCATATCGTGGAAAAAGAAATGAAAGCAGTTATCTGATAAATGTTATTGCCAAATTAGCCGATCTATATGACGTTTCTGAGGAAGAAATTGCAGCGCGAACCACTCAAAACTCAATAGACGTTTTCGGGATTTAACCCATACCTTACAATAGTTTAATTTTTTTTTTGTTCTTTTGCTCACTTAATACCAATATAAATAATGCAGAGATTTGATGCCATTCGACCGTTTTATGATTCTGAAATAAATGAAGCACTTCATGATGTGGTCAATCATCCAATGATGAAAACCATGATGAATTTTACTTTTCCGGAAGTAGCAGATGAGGTTTGGAAAGAGCAGCTAAAAAAGACACATTCTATTCGTGATTTTCAATGCAATTTTATTTATAACACCATACAAAAGGTTTTAGAGAAAAGTTCTGAAGGTCTTACGACTTCAGGATTTGAGAAACTGGAAAAAAATGAATCTTACTTATTCATCTCTAATCACAGAGATATTTTATTAGATACTACTTTATTGAACGTTTGCCTTTTTGAGCATGGATTAGTCATGACAGCATCTGCTATTGGAGACAATCTGGTTAAAAAAGCATTCCTGAGTACTTTGGCAAAATTAAACAGAAACTTTCTGGTTCTAAGAGGTTTATCGCCAAGAGAAATGCTGCAGAGTTCTAAATTATTGTCCGAATATATCGGGCAATTATTGCTTCGTGAAAATCGTTCGGTTTGGATTGCGCAGAGAGAAGGCCGTACCAAAGACGGAAATGACGAAACCAATCCGGGAGTTCTGAAAATGATCGGAATGGGATCTGATGAACCTAATTTAATGGATTATTTTAAGAAATTAAAAATTGTTCCCGTGTCCATTTCATATGAATACGATCCAACAGATGTTCTGAAGATGCCGCAGTTAATGGCAGAAGCCAATAATGAGGTTTATGTTAAAGACAAAAACGAAGATTTCATGAATATCCTAAGCGGTATCATGGGAACTAAAAAAAGAATACACATT
It encodes the following:
- a CDS encoding TatD family hydrolase, whose product is MNLKPIITDTHTHLYSEEFDQDRDEMMQRAIEAGVTRFFIPAIDAAATQSMYDLEQNYPDYVYLMMGLHPTYVKDNYEEELKHVETELAKRKFYAVGEIGIDLYWDKTHLKEQQIAFKRQIQLAKQYKLPIVIHCREAFDEIFEVLEEEKSADLFGIFHCFSGTYEQALQALSYNMKLGIGGVVTFKNGKIDQFLNQIDLKHIVLETDSPYLAPIPYRGKRNESSYLINVIAKLADLYDVSEEEIAARTTQNSIDVFGI
- a CDS encoding 1-acyl-sn-glycerol-3-phosphate acyltransferase, translating into MQRFDAIRPFYDSEINEALHDVVNHPMMKTMMNFTFPEVADEVWKEQLKKTHSIRDFQCNFIYNTIQKVLEKSSEGLTTSGFEKLEKNESYLFISNHRDILLDTTLLNVCLFEHGLVMTASAIGDNLVKKAFLSTLAKLNRNFLVLRGLSPREMLQSSKLLSEYIGQLLLRENRSVWIAQREGRTKDGNDETNPGVLKMIGMGSDEPNLMDYFKKLKIVPVSISYEYDPTDVLKMPQLMAEANNEVYVKDKNEDFMNILSGIMGTKKRIHISVGDVLDTEIDQIVAENDNVNKQVQALAQVIDDSVLKNYQLWPTNFIAYDILNETNKFAHLYKESEKSLFERRLEMRIGSDNPVTRQGFLAMYANPVVNKLKYQDVI